AGTGCGCGCCGTGTTCCAGGTACACGTAGCGGTCCAGCGTCTGCTGCTGGACCAGGTAGATCGTGATCGACCGGACGAACATCGAGCCGATCAACCCCAGGCCGAGGGCGATGACGATCGGGTCCGACGTGATCGCAAAGGCGCCGGTGACCCCGTCGAACGAGAAGGCCGCGTCCAGCACCTCGAGGTACAGGAACAGCGTCAAGCCGGCCTTGCCCGTCGCCAGGACCGGCGCGGAGGCCGATGCGGCACCGTCGACGGCCGACGGCCGGAACGCCTGGCTCAAACCGTTGACGATCAGATACGTCACCAGGCCCAGCAGCCCGGCCGTCAGCACCGTCGCACGCTCATCGCTGGAGTGGGTCAATTGGCCGACTCCGACCAACGTCAGGGCGGTGGCGACCACCGAAACCTCGGCAAGGCGGCCGATGCGGGCGAAGGGGGCCTCAATCCACTTGAGCCACTTGATATCTCGGTCATAGACGACGAAATCCAGGAACAGCATCAGCAGAAATATCCCGCCGAACGCCGCGATCTGCGGATGGGCCGACGCGACCAGCTTTTCGTAGCTGGGCGAGCCGTCCGGGAATTCCAGCGCGCCGTGCGGCGGCGGGTTGAGAGCCAGCTCGAGCGCGCGAACCGGATCGACGCCCGCGGTCGCCCACACAATGAGCAACGGGAACAAAAGTCGCATCCCGAACACGGCGATCAGGATCCCGACCGTCAGGAACATCTGCCGCCAGAACTTGCTCATCCGCTTCAGCACGGCGGCGTTGATGATCGCGTTGTCGAAGGACAGCGACACCTCGAGGACGCCGAGGGCCACCAGAAGAAACAAGGCGTTGAGCCCACCGTGGGCGAATCCGAGGGCGAGGGCCGCCACGGTGACTAACAGCGAAATCCCGAAGATGCGAGCGGCGGCCATGGGTCCTTCCTGACAGCCGCCCACATTAGCGAAGCCGCTCGCCGTTGCCAGCGATCAATACCGATGCGCTTACTATTTTCAAATTGTGGCGAAACATCGGGTCCGCGGGTCGAAAGCGCCGCCCCGGTGACCGAAGTCGGCGGCGCGGCATCTCCCGTGGGAGCTGCCGGAGCCACGGGGGCGGCGCCGGGGCCGATCACGCGCGGCAGTGTGGCCCGGATAGGCGCGGCGACCGCACTCAGCGCGGTGTGCGTCTACGCGGTGATGTACCTGGCCGCACGTGACTTGGCTCCGAGCGGCTTCGCCGTGCTCGGGGTGTTCTGGGGGGCGACCGGCATGGTCGCCGGAGCCGCCAACGGGCTGCTGCAAGAGACCACCCGCGAGATCCGCGCAGCGCGCCACCGCGACGTGCCGCCGGGACCGGGCGAATCTCACACCCACCCGCTCCGCGTCGCCGCGATGGTCGGGGTAGCAGCAGCCATCGTGGTCGCGGCCAGCTCGCCGTTATGGAGCGGTTGGGTGTTCGTGGAGGAGCGCTGGTTATCGGTGGTGCTGCTCTGTGTCGGACTTGTCGGCTTCGGCCTCCACTGCACCCTGTTGGGCATGTTGGCCGGTACCGATCAGTGGACCCGATATGGCGCGCTGATGGTGACCGACGCGGCCATCCGGGCGGCGGTCGCCGTGGCCACGTTCGCGCTCGGCTGGGGCCTGGCCGGGTTCTTGTGGGCGAGTGTGGCCGGAGCGGTGGCCTGGCTGATCATGCTGGCGGTCTCGCCCACCGCCCGCGCGACGGCCCGTCTGCTCACGCCCGGCAGCACCGTGACGTTCTTGCGCGGCACCGCCCATTCGATCACCGCGGCGGGCGCCAACGCGATCCTGGTGATGGGATTCCCGGTGCTGCTCAGGCTGACCTCGACCGAGCTCGGGGCACAAGGTGGCGTGGTCATCCTCGCCGTGACGTTGACCCGCGCACCCGTGCTGGTACCCCTGATGGCCATGCAAGGCAATCTGATCGCCCATTTCGTCGACGAGCGCACCAACCGCCTCAGGGCGCTGATCGGGCCGTCGTGGGTCATCGGCGGGATCGGAGCGGTCGGGGTGCTCACGGCGGGCGTGGTCGGTCCGTGGCTGCTGCGGGTCGCCTTCGGAACCGAGTACGACGCCAGCGCCGCCCTGTTGGCATGGCTCACGGCCGGCGCCGTGGCGATCGGGATGCTGACGCTGACCGGTGCCGCCGTGGTGGCGGCCGCCCTGCACCGGGCGTATTCGCTGGGGTGGGTCGGAGCCACCGCGGCATCGGGCCTATTGCTGCGGCTGCCGCTGCCCCTGGAGACCCGCACCGTGGTCGCCCTGCTGTGCGGTCCGCTGGTCGGAATCGGCGTGCACCTGGTGGCGCTGGCGCGCGCCGGACGCCTAACCCGCTGATCCTGGCTAACCTTGTTGACATTGAAACGCAATACCAAGGCGCCTGGATCATCATTCCCGCCTTCAACGAAGCCACGGTCATCGGTGAGGTGATCGCCGATGTGCGCTCGGTCTTCGACCACATCGTGTGTGTCGACGACGGCAGCACCGACGACACGGGTGAAATCGCGCGGCGGGCCGGGGCTCATCTGGTGCGCCACCCGGTGAATCTGGGACAGGGTGCGGCCATTCAGACCGGCGTCGAGTACGCGCGCAAGCAGCCCGGGGCGCGGATCTTCGCGACGTTCGACGCCGACGGGCAGCATCGCGTCAAAGACGTATCCGCGATGATCGACCGGCTCGCCGCCGAAGACGTCGACATCGTCATCGGGACGCGGTTCGGCGGGCAGGAGAGCAGCCGCCCGCCATTACTGAAACGAATCGTGCTGCAGACCGCCGCGCGGTTGAGCCCGCGCGGTCGCCGGCTCGGCCTGACTGACACCAACAACGGGTTGCGAGTGTTCAACAAAACCGTGGCCGACGGGCTCAACATCACGATGAGCGGCATGAGCCACGCCAACGAATTCATCATGCTGGTCGCCGAAAACCATTGGCGGGTGGTCGAACAGCCGGTTGAGGTGCTCTACACCGACTACTCGAAGTCGAAAGGGCAGCCGCTGCTCAACGGTGTCAACATCATTTTCGACGGGTTCCTGCGCGGGCGGATTCCGAGATGAGAAGGACTCAATGATGAACTGGATCCAGGTGCTGCTGATCGGATCGATCATGGGGCTGCTTGTGTATCTGTTGCGGTCTCGCAGGAGCTCACGGTCCAAGGCATGGGTCAAGGTCGGCTATGTCTTGTTCGTGCTGGGCGGCATCTATGCCGTGTTGCGGCCCGACGACACCACCGTGGTTGCGAACTGGTTCGGGGTGCGCCGCGGCACCGACCTGATGCTCTATGCGCTGATCATGGCGTTCAGCTTCACCACGCTGAGTACGTATATGCGGTTCAAGGACTTGGAGTTGCGCTACGCGCGCCTGGCCCGGGCCGTCGCGCTGGCAGGTGCGCAGGCGCCGGAACCGAGCTAGCCGGTGTGGGCGGTCCGGAAATACTCGACCGTGCGACGCACGCCTTCTTCGAGTTCGACTTGCGGCCGCCACCCCAAAACCTCTGCCGCGGAACTGGTGTCGAGGCAAGACCGCTGGAGATCGCCGAGGCGATCCGGATGGAACTCCGGATCATCAGGTCCGCCAACGGCTTTGGCCACTGCCGTGTGCAGTTGGCGGTCTGAGGTCTCTATTCCGGTACCGATGTTGAAGCGCTGCGCACTGCCGGCTTCCCCGGCGGCCTTGACGAAGGCGTCCACCACATCGTCGACAAACACGTAATCGCGCGTCTTGCCGCCGTCCCCGAACACCTTGGTGGGTTTGCCCGACAGCAGTGCCTGGGCGAAGATCGCCACCACGCCCGCCTCGCCGTGCGGGTCCTGACGTGGGCCGTAGACGTTGGCCGGCGCGATATGCGAGCAGTCCACGCCGTACAGGTGCCGAAACGTGTTCAGGTAGATCTCGCCCGCCACCTTGCCTGCGGCGTACGGCGACCAGGGGTCGGTGGGCACGGTCTCGGGCGTCGGGATTTGCGACGGTGTGCCGTAGATGGATCCGCCCGACGAGGTGTGCACGACTTTGCGGACCCCGGCGCGGCGGGCGGCCTCGGCCAGTCGCACCGTGCCGACGACGTTGACCGAGGCGTCGAACTGCGGGTCGGTCACCGAGCGGCGCACGTCGATCTGCGCCGCGAGGTGGAACACCACCTCAGGCCGATGCTCGTCGAGAACCGCGGCGAGGTCCGCGGTCACGATGTCGGCCTCGACGAAGACGTGAGCGGAATTCTCGGCCAGGTGCTCGAGGTTGGTTGCCTTGCCCGTCGCGAAATTGTCCAGGCTCACGACCGAATGGCCGTCCCTCAGCAGGCGGTCGACCAGCGTAGACCCGATGAATCCGGCTGCCCCGGTTACCAGTGCGCGCACCGGCCCACCATACCGACCGGTAAGAAATAACCATGCCCGCCGTCATGACCCGGATGCCGCGGGTCGCCCTCGCGGCGACCGCGCTGGTCATGGTCGCGCTGGTGATACGGGCGGTGCTGGCGTTCGGCGGTTACTTCTACTGGGACGACCTGATTCTGATCGGGAAGGCCGGGACCGAGGGTCTGCTGTCGCCGTCGTATCTGTTCGACGACCACGACGGCCATGTGATGCCGGCGGCCTTCCTGGTCGCGGGCGCGCTGATCCGGCTGGCTCCGCTGGATTGGACCGGGCCGGCGATCAGCCTGCTGGTGCTGCAGCTGCTGGCCTCGCTGGCGCTGCTGCGCGCGCTGCATGTGATCCTCGGCTGGCGGCGCGTGCTGCTGATCCCGTTGACGTTCGCGCTCTTCACACCGCTGGGGGTGCCGGCGTTCGCGTGGTGGGCTGCGGCGCTGAACTCGCTGCCGATGCTGGCGGCGCTGGCCTGGGTGTGCGCTGACGCGGTGCTGCTGGTGCGCACCGGCAACCGGCGTTACGCGCTGACCGGCGTGCTGGTCTATCTGGGCGGGTTGCTGTTCTTCGAGAAAGCCGCGGTGATCCCGTTCGTCGCGTTCGCGGTGGCGGCCCTGCTCTGCCACGTGCGCGGTGAGCCGTCCGCGCCGCTGACGGCTTGGCGTGGGGGCTTGCGGCTATGGGTCGCGTCGCTGATCCTGACGGTCGGGTGGGTGGCGCTCTACCTGGCGGTGGTCAACCAGCAGCGCTGGAGCTCCGACCTCGCGATGACCGGGGAGCTGCTGGCTCGGTCCATCACCCACGGCATCGTGCCGGGGCTGGCGGGCGGGCCGTGGCATTGGGACCGTTGGGCGCCGGCGTCCCCGTGGGCCACTCCCCCGCTGGCGGCGATGGTGCTGGGCTGGCTGGCGCTGATCGCGGTGCTGGCGCTGTCGTTGATCCGCAAACAACGCATCGGACCGGTGTGGCTGACCGCGGCCGGCTACGCGGTGGCCTGTCAGGTGCCGATCTATCTGATGCGCTCGTCGAAGCTGACCGCGCTGGAACTCGCCCAAACCCTGCGCTACCTACCGGATCTCGTCGTTGTGCTGGCGCTGCTCGCCGCCGTCGGGCTGTGTGCACCGAATCGGCCGTTTGGCGCTCGCCTGCTGGACGCGTCGCCGCAACGCGCGATGGTGACAACGGGTTTGGCCGCGCTGTTCCTGGCCAGCAGTCTGTACTCGACTGCGACGTTTTTGACCAGCTGGCGCAATAACCCCACCCGGACCTACCTTCGCAACGTCCAATCCAGCTTGGCCGCGGCACAGGCGAATTCGACCGCGCCACTGCTCGATCAGGAGGTCGATCCGCTGATTCTGCAACGGGTGGCCTACCCGGAGAACCTGGCCAGCCACATGTTCGCCCTGCTGCGCGACAGACCGGAATTCGACACGGCGACAACGCTATTACGCATGCTGGACAGTTCGGGGCGATTGATCCCGGCGAGGGTCACCTGGATTCGGACCATCAAACCCGGGCCGATGCCGCAGTGTGGCTATTTCGCCCAGCCGGACACCCCGGCACGCATGGTCCTCGACGGGCCACTGCTGCCCGCCGACTGGACCGTCGAATTCAACTATCTGGCCAACAGCGACGGCTCGATGACCGTATCGCTGTCGGAGGGGCCCGGCGTCAAGGTCCCGGTGCACCCCGGCCTCAACCGGGTGTACGCCCGGCTGCCGGGGACCGGCGACACGATCACCGTGCGCGCCAACACCACCGCGCTGGCGCTGTGCATCGCCTCGGGGCCGGTGGGTTTTCTGGCGCCGGCCTGAGCACGTCCGTCTTAGCCGAGCTGTAGGCCGCCCGGCCCATGGATGTCGTTGTTGTGCCCCGGATTGTTGATCCGCGGGACGCCGCCCGCGGGCCCTTTCTCCCAGGTGATGTGGTTGCCGGCGCCGGTGGCATTGATGACGGCCACGGTTTGCAGGTTCACGGTGTTCGCCGCACCGCTCACGTCGACCTCGCCGCACGACCCATTAAGGGTGATGGTCGAGTCCTGCCCCACGATCCTGATGGGCGATTGATTCCCACATTCATACGTCAGGAAAGAGTAGCTGCTGTCGATCTTGGCGGGCGCCGCGTCGGCCCACGCGATATTGCCTGGCGCAGAAGCACTTCCAACGAGAACGGCAAACATGGCCACCAACACGCGAAACATGGACGCGGTCATGGGATCGACGATGCCATCGCCGGGAGTTGGCTGGCGAGGAATTTATAGCTGCCTGGTTTTTAAGCGGCGTTGGGCCCGTGCCAGCGCGCTGATGCCGAGGTCTTCCTCAGGTCGCGGTGAACCGTCGAAGCCGGACGTAGTTGAGTCACCGACGCCAGCTCAGCTTCGTGTGTTCGCGTGCGACGCCCCGCGCTGCGGTAGGTCCACCAAGCCGTGGCCGTGGCCGCGATTGCCACGACGAGCGCCAACAGCAGCAACACATCGCCGAAAGCCAGGACGATGATGATTCCGGCCGCGATCCAGACCGCCTCGCCGATTGGAAAGTGGGAATTGGCGTACCCGTTGGCAGTGACCTCGCTCATGCACTCCACAACAAGCGAGCGATAAAAAGGCTGCCCAATCCGGGGGGACGGTGACCCAACTCACTGGGGAAATCGATGGAGCCGCCTGGGGGAATCGAACCCCCGACCTATTCATTACGAGTGAATCGCTCTACCGACTGAGCTAAGGCGGCGTACCCGCACGACGGGCGGCACGAGTCTACGGCAGGCGGCCGCGCGCGCCCAACTTCAATCCCTCAGCTGCTGCCCGATGGTCGCCACCATCGCGTCGACGGCGAACTTGGGCTTGACGTTGATCGCCAGCGCTTCGCGGCACTCCAGCACCGCTTCGATGCAGCGCAGCAGCCGCTCGGGCGTGGCATGGGCGGCCAGTGCCGCCACCCGCTCGGCCATATCCGGGTGGTTGGCCCGCACCCCGTCCGCCTGCGCGGAGACCACCAGCGCGTCGCGGAAGTAGGTCGCCAGGTCGATCAGCGCCCGGTCCAGCGCATCGCGCGAGGCCCTGGTCTGGCGGGACTTCTGCCGCCGCTCGAGGTCCTTGATCGCGCCCGTGGCGCCCCGCATGGCCCCGGCGGTGCCCTTACCGGTGCCGCCGGCCCCCAGCGCGGTCCGCAGCTCCTCGGTCTCGGCCTCGGCCCGGTCAGCGGTCAGCACGACGGCCTCGGTTTCGGCCGCGGCGACCAACTCTTCGGCGGCGGCGTAGGCGCGCGCCGGGGTCGCGGCGTCGCGCACCAGTCCCAGCGCCCGCTCACGGCGCTCCCGCGCCTCCGGATCGATCGCCAGCCGGCGCGCCCGCCCCACATGACCGCCGCTGACCGACGCCGCCCAGCTCGCGGTGTCGGCGGTCAGGCCGTCACTGTCGATCAGCACCTGCGCGATGGACTCGGTCGACGGGGTCACCAGCGCGACGTGCCGGCACCGCGAGCGCAGCGTGACCGCGATGTCCTCGGGATCCACCGACGGCGCACACAGCAGGAACACCGTCGACGGCGGCGGTTCCTCGACCACCTTAAGCAGCGCGTTGGCGGCACCTTCGGTCAACCGATCGGCGTCCTCGATCACCACGATCTGCCGGTGCCCGGTGGTCGGGCGCCGCGACGCGGTCTGCACGATGGCGCGCATCTCGTCCACGCCGATGGACAAGCCTTCCGGAATCACCCGCCGAACATCGGCGTGGGTGCCGGCCATCGTCGTCGTGCAGGCCCGGCACTGTCCGCAGCCGGGGCCCCCGTCTTCGGGAGAAGATGTGCACTGCAGCGCCGCCGCGAAGCACAGCGCGGCGACCGAGCGGCCCGAACCCGGCGGACCCGTTATAAGCCAGGCGTGTGTCATAGTCCCGTGGTCCACATTGCTGTGACGGGGATCACTACGGGCGGCCCGGGCGGCGGCGAGCAGCTCGGCTTCCACCGCGTCTTGGCCTACCAGCCGCGTAAACACTCCGGACATCACCGGCAACACTAGTGAGACCAACCGACGTCCACCCACCCGCAACCGAATCGCGACAATTCCGTGATCTTTGCGCCATTTCGCCAGGAACCGGCGACTTGCCGAAGCAAATCAGGGTTACCGGCTAGTCCCTGCTGACCGATACGGTGGGTTGGTGGCAACTCCGGGTGCTCTGCCGGGGCGAATCAGCGGGTTCGTCCGCTGGGTGGTGCGCACTCCATGGCCACTGTTCTCGCTGAGCATGCTGCAGGCCGACATCATCGGCGCCCTGTTCGTGCTCGGCTTCCTGCGTTACGGCCTTCCGCCCCAGGATCGTATTCAACTGCAGGATCTGCCCACGCTCAACTTGGCGATCTTCGCCAGCTCGTTGGTCGTCTTGTTCCTGGTCGGTGTCGTGGTCAATCTCCGACTGCTGCTGCCGGTTTTCCGCTGGCAGCGCCGCGACAACATGCTCGCCGAGGCCGATCCGGCCGCCACCGAGCTGGCCCGCAGCCGGGCCCTGCGCATGCCGTACTACCGCACGGTCAGCACCGTCGTGTACTGGTGCATCGGCGGGGTGGTCTTCGTCGTCGCCAGCTGGTCGGTGGCCAGGTTCGCGGCGCCCGTCGTCACGGTCGCCACCGCGTTGGGGGCGGCGGCCACCGCGATCATCGGCTACCTGCAATCCGAGCGCGTATTGCGGCCGGTGGCGGTCGCCGCCCTGCGCAGCGGGGTGCCGGAGAACGTCAAGGCGCCGGGCGTCATCCTGCGCCAGATCCTGACCTGGATGCTGTCCACCGCGGTGCCACTGTTGGCGATCGTGCTCGCGGTCGTGGCCGACAAGATTTCGCTGCTGCACACCGAGCCGGAGAGTTTGTTCAATCCCATCCTGTTGTTGGCCCTGACGGCGCTGGGCGTGGGGCTGATCAGCACCCTGCTGGTGGCCATGTCGATCGCCGATCCGCTGCGCCAGCTGCGCTGGGCGCTCTCGGAGGTGCAGCGCGGCAATTACAACGCGCACATGCAGATCTACGACGCCAGCGAGCTGGGCCTGTTGCAAGCGGGATTCAATGACATGGTCCGCGATCTGTCCGAGCGGCAGCGGCTGCGCGACCTGTTCGGACGCTACGTCGGCGAAGATGTGGCCCGCCGGGCCCTGGAGCGTGGCACCGAGCTGGGCGGCCAGGAGCGCGACGTCGCGGTGCTATTCGTCGACCTGGTCGGCTCGACCCAGCTGGCCGCCACACGGCCGCCCGCCGAGGTGGTCCACCTGCTCAACGAGTTCTTCCGCGTGGTGGTCGACACCGTCGCCCGCCACGGCGGCTTCGTCAACAAGTTCCAGGGCGATGCCGCGCTGGCCATCTTCGGCGCACCCATCGAACATCCGGACGCCTCCGGTGGCGCGCTGGCGGCCGCCCGGGAGCTGCACGACGAACTCCTCCCGGTGATCGGCGTGGCCGAGTTCGGCATCGGGGTGTCGTCCGGCCGGGCCATCGCCGGCCATATCGGCGCGCAGGCCCGCTTCGAGTACACCGTGATCGGCGACCCGGTCAACGAGGCCGCGCGGCTGACCGAGCTCGCCAAACTCGAGGCCGGCCACGTGCTGGCGTCGGCGATCGCGGTCAGCGGCGCCCTGGACGCCGAAGCCCTGTGCTGGGACGTCGGCGAGGTCGTCGAGCTACGCGGTCGGGCCGCGCCCACTCAGCTGGCCCGGCCGTTGAATCTGGCTGCGCCCGCGGAGGTTTCGAATCCGCGACCCATTGCCCAAGAAGTATCCAGCGAAATTATGTGATCGCCGCCGGCGCTAACTGCGCTTGGCGGCCTTTTTCGCCGGGGCTTTGCGCGTGGCCTTCTTCGCGGGCCGTTTCACCGGACCCCGGGCCCGCCGATCGGCCAGCAACTCGGCGGCGCGCTCGTCGGTGATCGACAGCACGTCGTCGCCCTTGCGCAGGCTGGCGTTGGTCTCGCCGTCGGTGACATACGGCCCAAATCGGCCGTCCTTCACCACCATTGGCTTGCCTGACACTGGATCATTGCCCAGCTCGCGCAATGGAGGCGCCGAAGCAGCTTGCCGGCCACGGCGTTTCGGCTCGGCGTAGATCTTCAGCGCCTCGTCGAGCGTGATCGTAAACATCTGCTCCTCGGTCGCCAGCGAACGAGAATCCGTGCCGCGCTTCAAGTATGGGCCGTAGCGCCCGTTCTGCGCGGTGATTTCCTCGCCGGACGCAGGGTCGGCACCCACCACCCGGGGCAGCGACAGCAGCCTCAACGCGTCTTCGAGCGTGACGGTCTGCAGATCCATGGTGCGCAGCAGTGAGCCGGTGCGAGGCTTGGGGCCGGTGGGCTTCTTACCCTTCTTCGCCGGGGCCGCGTCACCGTCCTCCGGGGGCGGCTCGGGCAGGACCTCGGTCACATACGGCCCGTAACGGCCGTCCTTGGCCACGATTTCGTGGCCAGACTCGGGATCCACACCCAGCGAGCGACCCTCTTGCGGGGTGGCGAAAAGCTCTTCGGCGACCTCGAGGGTCAGCTCGTCGGGAGTCAGCGAGTCGTTGAGGTTGGCACGTTGCGGCTTTGTCTCCCCGTCGTCGCCGACAACG
The DNA window shown above is from Mycobacterium sp. Aquia_216 and carries:
- a CDS encoding DUF475 domain-containing protein, which codes for MAAARIFGISLLVTVAALALGFAHGGLNALFLLVALGVLEVSLSFDNAIINAAVLKRMSKFWRQMFLTVGILIAVFGMRLLFPLLIVWATAGVDPVRALELALNPPPHGALEFPDGSPSYEKLVASAHPQIAAFGGIFLLMLFLDFVVYDRDIKWLKWIEAPFARIGRLAEVSVVATALTLVGVGQLTHSSDERATVLTAGLLGLVTYLIVNGLSQAFRPSAVDGAASASAPVLATGKAGLTLFLYLEVLDAAFSFDGVTGAFAITSDPIVIALGLGLIGSMFVRSITIYLVQQQTLDRYVYLEHGAHWAIGALSVIMLLSIERRYQIPEVVTASVGVVFIGAAFGWSVLRNKREAASTA
- a CDS encoding glycosyltransferase family 2 protein → MANLVDIETQYQGAWIIIPAFNEATVIGEVIADVRSVFDHIVCVDDGSTDDTGEIARRAGAHLVRHPVNLGQGAAIQTGVEYARKQPGARIFATFDADGQHRVKDVSAMIDRLAAEDVDIVIGTRFGGQESSRPPLLKRIVLQTAARLSPRGRRLGLTDTNNGLRVFNKTVADGLNITMSGMSHANEFIMLVAENHWRVVEQPVEVLYTDYSKSKGQPLLNGVNIIFDGFLRGRIPR
- a CDS encoding DUF2304 domain-containing protein, which encodes MNWIQVLLIGSIMGLLVYLLRSRRSSRSKAWVKVGYVLFVLGGIYAVLRPDDTTVVANWFGVRRGTDLMLYALIMAFSFTTLSTYMRFKDLELRYARLARAVALAGAQAPEPS
- a CDS encoding SDR family NAD(P)-dependent oxidoreductase — translated: MRALVTGAAGFIGSTLVDRLLRDGHSVVSLDNFATGKATNLEHLAENSAHVFVEADIVTADLAAVLDEHRPEVVFHLAAQIDVRRSVTDPQFDASVNVVGTVRLAEAARRAGVRKVVHTSSGGSIYGTPSQIPTPETVPTDPWSPYAAGKVAGEIYLNTFRHLYGVDCSHIAPANVYGPRQDPHGEAGVVAIFAQALLSGKPTKVFGDGGKTRDYVFVDDVVDAFVKAAGEAGSAQRFNIGTGIETSDRQLHTAVAKAVGGPDDPEFHPDRLGDLQRSCLDTSSAAEVLGWRPQVELEEGVRRTVEYFRTAHTG
- a CDS encoding DUF3060 domain-containing protein is translated as MTASMFRVLVAMFAVLVGSASAPGNIAWADAAPAKIDSSYSFLTYECGNQSPIRIVGQDSTITLNGSCGEVDVSGAANTVNLQTVAVINATGAGNHITWEKGPAGGVPRINNPGHNNDIHGPGGLQLG
- a CDS encoding DNA polymerase III subunit delta', whose amino-acid sequence is MSGVFTRLVGQDAVEAELLAAARAARSDPRHSNVDHGTMTHAWLITGPPGSGRSVAALCFAAALQCTSSPEDGGPGCGQCRACTTTMAGTHADVRRVIPEGLSIGVDEMRAIVQTASRRPTTGHRQIVVIEDADRLTEGAANALLKVVEEPPPSTVFLLCAPSVDPEDIAVTLRSRCRHVALVTPSTESIAQVLIDSDGLTADTASWAASVSGGHVGRARRLAIDPEARERRERALGLVRDAATPARAYAAAEELVAAAETEAVVLTADRAEAETEELRTALGAGGTGKGTAGAMRGATGAIKDLERRQKSRQTRASRDALDRALIDLATYFRDALVVSAQADGVRANHPDMAERVAALAAHATPERLLRCIEAVLECREALAINVKPKFAVDAMVATIGQQLRD
- a CDS encoding adenylate/guanylate cyclase domain-containing protein, producing the protein MRHFARNRRLAEANQGYRLVPADRYGGLVATPGALPGRISGFVRWVVRTPWPLFSLSMLQADIIGALFVLGFLRYGLPPQDRIQLQDLPTLNLAIFASSLVVLFLVGVVVNLRLLLPVFRWQRRDNMLAEADPAATELARSRALRMPYYRTVSTVVYWCIGGVVFVVASWSVARFAAPVVTVATALGAAATAIIGYLQSERVLRPVAVAALRSGVPENVKAPGVILRQILTWMLSTAVPLLAIVLAVVADKISLLHTEPESLFNPILLLALTALGVGLISTLLVAMSIADPLRQLRWALSEVQRGNYNAHMQIYDASELGLLQAGFNDMVRDLSERQRLRDLFGRYVGEDVARRALERGTELGGQERDVAVLFVDLVGSTQLAATRPPAEVVHLLNEFFRVVVDTVARHGGFVNKFQGDAALAIFGAPIEHPDASGGALAAARELHDELLPVIGVAEFGIGVSSGRAIAGHIGAQARFEYTVIGDPVNEAARLTELAKLEAGHVLASAIAVSGALDAEALCWDVGEVVELRGRAAPTQLARPLNLAAPAEVSNPRPIAQEVSSEIM